The Myxococcus virescens DNA window CGGGTGTCGGAGCGCATCACCTCCGTCACCGCGCCATGGGCCGGAGCCCCGCGCGCCTGCGGGAGGGTGAAGGTGGATGCGACGAACTCCGCCAGCGCCAGCGACTCCACCTGGGTGGCGTCCTGGACCGCGACCCGCGCCTCACGCCAGAAGTGGCCGACGCCCAGCAGCGCCACGAGCAACCCGGGCAGGGCGATGCTCCACAGCAGCTTGCGACCAACGGTGTCGGGACCCAGGGGCATACGGGTGCTCGCGGCTCTCGAGCGCGGAGTTTCGGACGGGTTTCACGGAGTTGGGACGGTCCATGAATTGTCAGGTGGCTGACGCTACCTGTCAAACGAAGCGGTGAAATCATCCTACGATTGCGCTGACGCTGGATCACCTCCTGGTGCATCAATCAGGTGGATTCCTGGAGATTCCATGGCGACCGAGTTTCTCACCTCCGCGCTGTTGCCGGTGCCACACGGCTTCACCACCCGCGCTGGCGGTTGTTCGGAGGGGCCCTACGCGTCACTCAACCTGGGTTTCTCCGTGGGCGACGAGCGGGCGCGCGTGGAGGAGAACCACCGCCGCCTTGCACAGGCCGCTGGCGCGCCGCTCGAAGCGCTGAGCCGCGTGTCGCAGGTGCACGGTGATCGCGTGGTGGAGGCCCGGAGCGGGGAGGGGGCCCAGGGGCTGCGCCCCACGGAGGGCGAGGCGGACGGACTGTGGACGCAGGCACCCGGAAGCTGGGTGGCGGTGGGCACGGCGGACTGCGTGCCGGTGCTGCTGGTGGACCCGGATGGCCGTAGCGTGGCGGCGGTGCACTCCGGCTGGCGGGGGACGGACGCGGACATCAGCGCGCGCGCCGTGGAGGTGCTGGTGGCGCGCGGTGCGAGGCCGGAGCGGCTGCTGGCGGCGGTGGGGCCGTCAATCCAGGTCTGTTGCTACGAGGTGTCGGAGGAGCTGGCGCAGCGCTTCAGCGCGCGCTTCGGGGAGGAAGTGGTGCGGTGGGTGGAAGGCAAGCCGCGGCTGGACCTGGCCCGCGCGGTGCGTCAGACGTTGGTGGGGGCGGGGCTCAAGCGGGCCCACGTCGATGTACTACAGGCCTGTACGGCGTGTGATCCCACGCGCTTCTTCTCCCACCGGCGGGACGCGGGGCGGACGGGGCGGCACCTCAATTACGTGGTACACCGCTTCTAGCCTCCCCGTGTGGGGGGCCGATTTCTTGACGCTCTCCGACGGGCCTTCCTATCCTCGGGGAGACCCCTCTGCTGAAAAAGGCCCGTGCCCGCGCGCTCCGTCATCTTCCGTCTGCTCGCCGCCGCGCCCCTGTGTGCGCTGGGCGCTTGCGCCACCACCGCTTCCTCGGAGGCGGAGGTGAGTGCGCTGCGCTCCGAGCTGCGCACGCTGCGCGCGTCCCAGGAGCGGCTGGTGGAGCGGGTGGCCCGGTTGGAGGCGCACGACGCCGTGTCGCGCGCGGGGGCTTCGAGTGAGAGCCCGTCAGCGCGGCCCATTCCGGTGAAGGTGGAGGCGTCCGCGCAGGAGTCGCTGGGCGCCACGCCGGAGCTGGCGGTGGTGAAGCTCAAGCCGCGCCATGAGCCCGCGCCGAAGCTGCCCACCGCCGTGGCGGTGATGGAGCCGGACGACGAGCAGATGGAGATGTTCATCAGCCCCGCGCCAGACGAAGGGTCCGGCGCGTCGGCGAGCGCCGCGTCGGCCGCGACCATGATGGCGTCGAACGAGGACGCGGGGGCGCAGCAGGACCCCGACGTGCTCGACGCGGAGTTCGACAAGGCCGTGAACATGCTGCGCACCGGCAACGTGGAGGGCGGGGTGGAGAAGCTGCGCCGCTTCGCCGATGAGAACCCGCGTCACCCGCGCGCCGACAACGCGCTCTATTTCAGCGGGTTGGGCCAGATTGGCCTCAACGAGTTCAAGGGAGCCGCGAAGACGTTCGAGCGGCTCATCGACAAGTATCCCGCCGGGGACGCCATGCTGGACGGCATGCTCCGGCTCGCCGAGTGCCGGATGCGGCTCAACCAGTCCGCGGATGCCAAGGTGCTCTACACCCGCGTCGTCACCCAGTTCCCGGGGACGGCGGCTGCTACCCAGGCGGAACAGCGGCTCGCCGCGATCCCCCAGTGATGCTTCTTTCGAAAGGACGTCCCGCGATGCGCTCCCGGATTCTCACCTCGCTGATGTTGAGCCTCGCCGTCGCGCCCACCGCGTACGCCCAGCAGGAGAACGAGGAAGAGCAGGACACGGGCGGTGAGATGGGCGGCGCCGAGGTGATGGACGAGGCGCCCGATTCCGCGCCGCCGACCTCCGTCACCCTTCCGCCCGGCGCGCCCCGGGGCCGTGAGAGCGCTCCCGGTGAGGTCCACTCCGTGGAGTCCGGTGACACGCTGTGGGACTTGTCCCAGCGTTACCTGGGCAGCCCCTGGTACTGGCCCAAGGTCTGGTCCTACAACCCGGAGATCGCCAACCCGCACTGGATCTACCCCGGCAACCAGGTGCGCTTCTTCGCCGCGGGCGAGGAGGTCCCCACCCAGGTGACGGAGATGGTGGTCGACGAGGGCGACGTGACGGCCCCCATGGAGATGACCTCCAACGACCAGGTCACCGTGACGGGCAAGATTGGCGTCGACCTGGCCAACTCCGTCCCCGTGACGACGCAGGGCTTCGTCACCCAGCGCGAACTGGACGAGGCCGGCCGCATCGAGGGCTCGCCCTCCAACGCGGTGATGCTCTCCTTCCCGGACAGCGTCTACGTGCGCTTCAAGCGGAAGGGTGACGTGAAGGTGGGGGACCGCTACGTCGTCTACCACACCACCCAGGCCGTGAAGCACCCGGTGACCGGGCGCCCGCTGGGCTTCCTCACCGACTTCGTGGGCACCCTGCGCGTGCAGCGCGTGGGCGACGGCATCGTCACCGCGCAGATCATGGACACGTGGGACGGCATCGAGCGTGGCGACCTGGTGGGCCCCGTGGGTGAGCGCCTCACCGAGCGCGTGGCGCCGAAGCCGAACGCGAAGCAGGTGGACGGCACCGTCATCACCGCGCTGGTGCCGTACCTCACGGTGCTGGGTGAGAACCACAGCATCGTCGTGGACAAGGGCAGCGCGGATGGCGTGGAGCTGGGCAACACCTTCACCATCCTCCGCAAGGGGGACCCGTCCCGCCACGTGCTGGGCCACGACGTGCGCAAGCCGTCCAAGGAGGAGCAGTCCTTCCCCTGGCGGAACATCGGCGCGTGCATGGTGACCGAGGTCAAGGAGCGGACCTCCAACTGCCTCATGACCCGCTCCCTGGAGGAGCTGGTCCCCGGCGACCGCGCCCACATGGCCGCGGGCTCGTCGCCCTCGGCCAGCCGCTGAGCGGCGCGGCAGGAAAAATGCAATGGGCCCCTCGGATGGAGGGGCTGAGTCCTTGACCGGTGGCGGTCCGGTGTTTATGTGTCGCGCCCCTCCCAGCGGCCCCACCTTCTATATAGGTGGGTATCGAGCGGGGGACGGGTATGGCGGACGCTGAGACGGACATCCTCACGGCGGAGCAGCAGGCATGCCTCGCGCTCTGGGCCGTTCCCGGCCTGGGGCCGAGGACGCTGGCCGCCCTGCGCGCGTTCGCGGACGGAAGCCTCGCGCCGCTCGCCGCGACTCCGGTGCGAGACTGGGTGTCCCAGGCGCCGGTTTCCTCACAGGTTCGTCGCAAGCTCGCCTCCGTAGAGCACCTGGCGCCGGTGGCATGGCGGGTGTGGGAAGCCTGCCGGGCGTCCGGCATGAAGGTGGCGTTCCAGGGGCAGGCGGCCTATCCAGAGCGGCTGGCGGAGGTGGAGGATGCGCCGCCGGTGCTCTTCTACCGGGGCGTGCCGGGGCTGCCGCGGCGCCGGCTGGCCATGGTAGGCAGCCGTCATCCGGATCAGGGCTTCCTGCCGTTCGCGCGGCGCTTCGCCCGGCAGGTGGCGGCGTCGGGGGTGGGGGTGGTGTCAGGGGCGGCGGCGGGGGTGGACCGGGCCTGTCACTGGGGCGCGCTGGATGAGGGGGGAGAGACGTGGGCCTTCCTGGGGTCCGCCCTGGATGCACTCGACACGGCGCAAGCCCGCCTGCTTCCTCATTTCCTGGACCGAGGGGGCGTGTTCTTCAGCGAGCTGCCTCCCGGCGTCCGGGCGAGCACCACGACGTTTCCCCGGCGCAACCGGCTCATCTCCGGGGCATCCGACGCAGTCTTGGTGCTGAGGGCGGGGAAGGATTCGGGGAGCTTGTACACGGCGGAGGCGGGGCGGGCGCAGGGGCGTCCGGTGTTCGCGATGCCCGGTGACGTACGCCAGGAGGAGGCGGCCGGCTGCAACGCATTGCTGCGGGACGGGGAGGCGGCGGTTTGCCTGGGCCCGGATGATGTGTGGAGGGTGCTGAAAGTCGACCCTCTGGCGGCGGTTCCTCCTGGGACGATGGGCTCATGGGAGGACCTCTCCGCGGAAGCGAAGGGGGCCTTCGCGATGTTGGACCGGGTTCCCCGGAGCTTCGACGAGGTGCTGGTCGGCAGCACCTTCTCACCGGCGGCGCTCGCCAGCGCGCTGGTGGAGTTGGAATTGACGGGACTGGTCATCCAGCACCCCGGAAGGCTGTACGAGAGAATCTAGGTAGGAGAGTCATGGCCACGCGGACGAAGAAGAAGGTGGAAGAGACTGAGGCGGCCGAGGAGAAGGCGCCCGCCAAGAAGGCCGCCGCCAAGAAGGCCGCCAAGAAGAAGCCTGCGGCCAAGAAGAAGACCGCCGCCAAGAAGACGGCGGCCCGCCGCCGCACCAAGAAGGGCGACGAGGACGAGCTCCCCACCGTGGAAGCAGACGCGGAGGAGGAGGCCACGCCCCGTGGCAAGGGCCCGCACTACCTGGTCGTCGTGGAGTCCCCCGCCAAGGCGAAGACCATCAAGAAGTACCTGGGCTCCGGCTACACGGTGAAGGCCTCCGTGGGCCACGTGAAGGACTTGCCCAAGAGCAAGATGGGCGTCGACGTGGAGCACGACTTCCAGCCCGAGTACACGGTCATCAAGGGCAAGGAGAAGGTCCTCAACGAGCTCAAGAAGATGGCGAAGTCGGCCGACCGCGTCTTCCTGGCCACGGACCCCGACCGCGAGGGCGAGGCCATTGCGTGGCACATCAAGGAGGAGCTGGCGCATCCCGACGCGCTCCGGGTGACCTTCAACGAAATCACCAAGAAGGCCATCCAGGAGGCCATCGCGCAGCCGCGCCAGCTCAACCAGGACAACTACGATTCGCAGCAGACGCGCCGCATCCTCGACCGGCTGGTGGGGTATCAAATCTCCCCGCTGCTCTGGAAGAAGGTGCGCCGTGGCTTGTCCGCCGGCCGCGTGCAGTCCGTGGCGGTGCGCCTCATCGTGGAGCGCGAGGACGAAATCAAGGCCTTCGTTCCCGTGGAGTACTGGACGCTGGACGCGCTGCTGGAGGGCCCCTCCGGCCCGCCGCCGTTCAAGGCCAAGCTGTCCAAGGTGGACGGCAAGAAGGTGGAGCTGAAGGACCGCGCCATCACCGAGGGCCTGGTCGCCGAGCTCCAGACGGCCAGCTTCTCGGTGGCCAAGGTGGACCGCCGCGAGCGCCGCCGCAACGCGCCCGCGCCCTTCATCACCTCCAAGCTCCAGCAGGAGGCGGCCAACCGGCTGTCCTTTACCGCAAAGAAGACGATGACGCTGGCGCAGCGCCTCTACGAAGGCGTGCCGCTGGGTGACGAGGGCCAGACGGCGCTCATCACGTACATGCGTACGGACTCCACCCGTCTGTCCGACGACGCGGTGAAGCAGGTGCGCGAGTTCATCGACGGCAAGTACGGCAAGGACTTCCTGCCCGACGAGCCCATGGTGTACCGCACCAAGAAGAGCGCCCAGGACGCGCACGAGGCCATCCGGCCCACGTCGCTGGAGTACCCGCCGGAGCGGGTGAAGCCCTTCTTCGAGGCGATGGGCGAGGAGGACATGTACCGCCTCTACGAGCTCATCTGGAACCGCTTCGTCGCGTGTCAGATGAAGCCCGCCGTCTATGACCAGACCAGCGCGGACATCGCCGCGGGCCGGGCCACCTTCCGCGCCTCCGGCAGCACGCTGAAGTTCGCCGGCTACCTGGCGGTCTACGGTGCCGGCCTGACGCCGGAGGAAGAGGCGGAGAAGGAGAAGGCCAAGGCCGCCGGCGACGAGAACGCCGAGGGCGCCGACGCCGTGGGCGAATTGCCGGTGCTCAACGACGGAGACGCGCTGAACCTCCAGAAGCTGCTCCACGAGCAGCACTTCACCCAGCCGCCCCCGCGCTTCAGCGAGGCCACGCTGGTGAAGGAGCTGGAAGAGCGCGGCATCGGCCGCCCGTCCACCTACGCCGCCATTCTCTCCACCATCCAGGACAAGAAGTACGTGGAGAAGCTGGAGGGCCGCTTCCGGCCCACGGACCTGGGGAACATGACCAACGAGATGCTGGTCAAGCACTTCCCCCACGAGCTGGACGTCACCTTCACGGCGACGATGGAGGAGAAGCTCGACCAGATCTCCGAGGGCGGCGCCAACTGGAAGTCCGTGCTGCACGACTTCTACGGGCCCTTCAAGGAGACGCTCGAGAAGGCCGAAGCGGAGATGCGCGACGTCAAGCGGGAGGAGATCAAGACGGACATCCCCTGCGAGAAGTGCGGCAACCTCTTCGTCATCAAGTTCGGGAAGATGGGGCACTTCCTCGCGTGCTCGAACTACCCGGACTGCAAGAACACGAAGGACTTCAAGCGGGACGCCGAGGGCAAGATCGTCATGGTGGAGGAGGAGACCACCGACGAGGTGTGCGAGAAGTGCACCAAGCCCATGGTCATCAAGCGGGGCCGCTTCGGGCGCTTCCTGGCCTGTTCCGGCTACCCGGACTGCAAGACGTCCAAGCCCATCTCCATTGGCGTGGCGTGCCCGGAGTGCAAGGAGGGCTACCTGACGGAGCGCCGCAGCGGCCGCGGAAAGATCTTCTTCGGTTGCAACCGCTACCCGGATTGCAAGTTCGCCGCCTGGGACCGGCCGCTGGCCGAGCCGTGTCCCACCTGCGCGTCCCCCTACCTGCTCCAGAAGTTCTCCAAGCGGGACGGCCCGTACGTGGCGTGCCCCAACAAGGAGTGCGACTACCGGCGCGAAATCACCGAGCAGCCCGGGGGCCCGGGTGGGTCACCCGAAGCCTCCTCGGCTGCTTGAAAGCCCAGTAGTTACATGGGCATGGCCCGCCCTCGGCTTGACA harbors:
- the pgeF gene encoding peptidoglycan editing factor PgeF is translated as MATEFLTSALLPVPHGFTTRAGGCSEGPYASLNLGFSVGDERARVEENHRRLAQAAGAPLEALSRVSQVHGDRVVEARSGEGAQGLRPTEGEADGLWTQAPGSWVAVGTADCVPVLLVDPDGRSVAAVHSGWRGTDADISARAVEVLVARGARPERLLAAVGPSIQVCCYEVSEELAQRFSARFGEEVVRWVEGKPRLDLARAVRQTLVGAGLKRAHVDVLQACTACDPTRFFSHRRDAGRTGRHLNYVVHRF
- a CDS encoding tetratricopeptide repeat protein, with amino-acid sequence MPARSVIFRLLAAAPLCALGACATTASSEAEVSALRSELRTLRASQERLVERVARLEAHDAVSRAGASSESPSARPIPVKVEASAQESLGATPELAVVKLKPRHEPAPKLPTAVAVMEPDDEQMEMFISPAPDEGSGASASAASAATMMASNEDAGAQQDPDVLDAEFDKAVNMLRTGNVEGGVEKLRRFADENPRHPRADNALYFSGLGQIGLNEFKGAAKTFERLIDKYPAGDAMLDGMLRLAECRMRLNQSADAKVLYTRVVTQFPGTAAATQAEQRLAAIPQ
- a CDS encoding LysM peptidoglycan-binding domain-containing protein, with the protein product MRSRILTSLMLSLAVAPTAYAQQENEEEQDTGGEMGGAEVMDEAPDSAPPTSVTLPPGAPRGRESAPGEVHSVESGDTLWDLSQRYLGSPWYWPKVWSYNPEIANPHWIYPGNQVRFFAAGEEVPTQVTEMVVDEGDVTAPMEMTSNDQVTVTGKIGVDLANSVPVTTQGFVTQRELDEAGRIEGSPSNAVMLSFPDSVYVRFKRKGDVKVGDRYVVYHTTQAVKHPVTGRPLGFLTDFVGTLRVQRVGDGIVTAQIMDTWDGIERGDLVGPVGERLTERVAPKPNAKQVDGTVITALVPYLTVLGENHSIVVDKGSADGVELGNTFTILRKGDPSRHVLGHDVRKPSKEEQSFPWRNIGACMVTEVKERTSNCLMTRSLEELVPGDRAHMAAGSSPSASR
- a CDS encoding DNA-processing protein DprA gives rise to the protein MADAETDILTAEQQACLALWAVPGLGPRTLAALRAFADGSLAPLAATPVRDWVSQAPVSSQVRRKLASVEHLAPVAWRVWEACRASGMKVAFQGQAAYPERLAEVEDAPPVLFYRGVPGLPRRRLAMVGSRHPDQGFLPFARRFARQVAASGVGVVSGAAAGVDRACHWGALDEGGETWAFLGSALDALDTAQARLLPHFLDRGGVFFSELPPGVRASTTTFPRRNRLISGASDAVLVLRAGKDSGSLYTAEAGRAQGRPVFAMPGDVRQEEAAGCNALLRDGEAAVCLGPDDVWRVLKVDPLAAVPPGTMGSWEDLSAEAKGAFAMLDRVPRSFDEVLVGSTFSPAALASALVELELTGLVIQHPGRLYERI
- the topA gene encoding type I DNA topoisomerase produces the protein MATRTKKKVEETEAAEEKAPAKKAAAKKAAKKKPAAKKKTAAKKTAARRRTKKGDEDELPTVEADAEEEATPRGKGPHYLVVVESPAKAKTIKKYLGSGYTVKASVGHVKDLPKSKMGVDVEHDFQPEYTVIKGKEKVLNELKKMAKSADRVFLATDPDREGEAIAWHIKEELAHPDALRVTFNEITKKAIQEAIAQPRQLNQDNYDSQQTRRILDRLVGYQISPLLWKKVRRGLSAGRVQSVAVRLIVEREDEIKAFVPVEYWTLDALLEGPSGPPPFKAKLSKVDGKKVELKDRAITEGLVAELQTASFSVAKVDRRERRRNAPAPFITSKLQQEAANRLSFTAKKTMTLAQRLYEGVPLGDEGQTALITYMRTDSTRLSDDAVKQVREFIDGKYGKDFLPDEPMVYRTKKSAQDAHEAIRPTSLEYPPERVKPFFEAMGEEDMYRLYELIWNRFVACQMKPAVYDQTSADIAAGRATFRASGSTLKFAGYLAVYGAGLTPEEEAEKEKAKAAGDENAEGADAVGELPVLNDGDALNLQKLLHEQHFTQPPPRFSEATLVKELEERGIGRPSTYAAILSTIQDKKYVEKLEGRFRPTDLGNMTNEMLVKHFPHELDVTFTATMEEKLDQISEGGANWKSVLHDFYGPFKETLEKAEAEMRDVKREEIKTDIPCEKCGNLFVIKFGKMGHFLACSNYPDCKNTKDFKRDAEGKIVMVEEETTDEVCEKCTKPMVIKRGRFGRFLACSGYPDCKTSKPISIGVACPECKEGYLTERRSGRGKIFFGCNRYPDCKFAAWDRPLAEPCPTCASPYLLQKFSKRDGPYVACPNKECDYRREITEQPGGPGGSPEASSAA